The Vibrio navarrensis genome has a segment encoding these proteins:
- a CDS encoding DUF3709 domain-containing protein, with product MSFALSSCFEQFGAFTCRLKVSRQLSIVFRCLMKQQCVYRFKFQRDCLIELLCSCVVSRFVGEGFHFG from the coding sequence TTGAGTTTTGCTCTTTCAAGTTGCTTTGAGCAGTTTGGTGCCTTTACTTGCAGGCTGAAAGTTAGTCGGCAATTGAGCATTGTTTTTCGCTGCCTAATGAAACAGCAATGTGTCTATCGCTTCAAGTTTCAGCGTGATTGTCTCATTGAGTTATTGTGCTCATGCGTGGTGAGTAGGTTTGTCGGAGAGGGTTTCCACTTTGGCTGA
- a CDS encoding type II toxin-antitoxin system RelE family toxin: protein MTYKLKFLPAAQKEWSKLAPTIQSQFKKKLKERLENPHVPSSKLRGYDSVYKIKLRTAGYRLAYEVIDNEVVVYVLAVGKRDKDAVYKKLASRFS from the coding sequence ATGACTTATAAGTTAAAGTTTTTGCCTGCAGCCCAAAAGGAGTGGAGTAAGCTAGCGCCAACTATTCAGAGTCAATTTAAAAAGAAACTCAAAGAAAGGCTAGAAAACCCCCACGTCCCATCATCAAAGTTGCGAGGTTATGATTCTGTTTACAAAATCAAACTTCGTACAGCAGGTTATCGTTTGGCTTATGAAGTCATCGACAATGAAGTTGTCGTTTATGTGCTCGCTGTTGGTAAACGAGATAAAGACGCTGTTTATAAGAAGCTCGCCTCACGCTTCAGCTAG
- a CDS encoding ISAs1 family transposase, protein MDYSEFKEHFSILSDTRQARKSTYNFFEVMFQVVTAMLCGMKTWDEIEGFGEENLTWFRKFSDYSSGVPSHDTLARIVGLIDPDEFSLCFVRWCNDIRREKSLVTHHVAIDGKSLKGTYDYSKNKCLTHMVNAYSVDTGLVLGQLKTDEKSNEITLIPQILKLIQVEDRVISLDAMGCQRAIAEDIVLRGGDYLMSVKDNQPRLHALFNLIFLLRNWQNIRLTQ, encoded by the coding sequence ATGGATTACAGCGAATTTAAAGAGCATTTTAGCATATTGAGTGATACTCGTCAGGCAAGAAAATCGACCTATAATTTCTTCGAAGTGATGTTCCAGGTGGTGACAGCGATGCTGTGCGGAATGAAGACTTGGGATGAAATCGAAGGCTTTGGTGAGGAAAATTTAACCTGGTTTCGTAAGTTTAGTGACTACTCTTCTGGTGTGCCTAGTCACGATACCTTGGCGCGAATAGTGGGTTTGATTGATCCAGATGAGTTTTCATTGTGTTTCGTTCGATGGTGTAATGATATTCGGCGAGAAAAATCCTTAGTGACCCATCATGTTGCCATAGATGGCAAGTCATTAAAAGGTACGTATGATTATAGTAAAAACAAATGCTTAACTCATATGGTGAACGCGTATTCTGTAGATACTGGCCTTGTGCTAGGGCAGTTGAAAACGGATGAAAAATCGAATGAGATCACGTTAATTCCCCAGATATTGAAATTAATCCAAGTTGAAGACCGAGTTATCAGCCTAGATGCCATGGGATGTCAAAGAGCCATAGCGGAAGATATTGTTCTTAGAGGCGGTGACTATTTAATGTCCGTTAAGGATAACCAACCTCGTTTACATGCTCTTTTCAATCTCATTTTTCTTTTGAGAAATTGGCAGAATATTCGTCTCACGCAGTAG
- a CDS encoding BrnT family toxin, whose translation MIKFEFDENKSRSNLEKHGIDFHTAQGLWNDSDLIEIPANTSDEPRYLVVGLLNGKHWSGVITYRGTNIRIISVRRSRKAEVSLYESA comes from the coding sequence ATGATTAAATTTGAATTTGATGAAAACAAAAGCAGAAGTAATCTCGAAAAGCACGGTATTGATTTTCATACAGCTCAAGGGTTGTGGAATGATTCAGATCTTATCGAGATCCCTGCTAACACGAGTGATGAGCCCAGATATTTGGTTGTCGGCTTACTAAACGGTAAGCATTGGTCAGGAGTAATTACCTACCGAGGCACGAATATCAGGATTATCTCGGTTCGGCGTTCACGGAAAGCGGAGGTAAGCCTTTATGAAAGCGCATGA
- a CDS encoding DUF4145 domain-containing protein translates to MSKEFIDVFCPDCNMMVVSDVVLQGVGRFQSEAKNPLDEVDSIYHSDYYLVSLCKKCDHPFFIRKKLMGIPAEFEEVVEEELLYPVLKSTELVNLPNEINLAYEQATKCFSASLYEPCALMCRRALEIMCKLYSAKGHNFYDRLESLHKAGHIDARLLSWAHGIRALGNDAAHAITANVSKEDAKDCLDLTEALLIYIYSLGHRFEEFELRRQKN, encoded by the coding sequence TTGAGTAAAGAGTTCATAGATGTATTTTGTCCTGACTGCAATATGATGGTTGTAAGTGATGTAGTGCTACAGGGGGTAGGTCGATTTCAGAGTGAAGCGAAAAACCCACTAGATGAAGTTGATTCTATTTACCATTCTGATTACTACCTAGTTTCATTGTGTAAAAAGTGTGACCATCCGTTTTTCATAAGAAAAAAATTAATGGGAATCCCTGCAGAGTTTGAAGAAGTGGTAGAAGAAGAACTGTTATACCCGGTACTTAAATCTACTGAGTTGGTGAACTTACCTAACGAGATCAACCTCGCTTACGAGCAAGCAACGAAGTGTTTTTCAGCATCATTATATGAACCTTGTGCATTAATGTGTCGTCGAGCACTAGAAATCATGTGTAAACTGTACTCAGCGAAAGGACATAATTTTTACGATAGACTAGAAAGTCTTCACAAGGCAGGGCACATTGATGCACGCTTGCTCTCTTGGGCGCATGGCATTCGTGCCTTGGGCAATGATGCTGCTCACGCAATCACTGCCAATGTCAGTAAAGAGGATGCTAAAGACTGCCTCGATTTGACCGAAGCTTTATTGATTTACATATACTCTCTTGGTCATCGATTTGAAGAGTTTGAGCTTAGGCGGCAGAAAAACTAA
- a CDS encoding ISAs1 family transposase encodes MNINTIKAHFSIIRDKRQSAKVDYPLFDILFGSICAVIAGGQGWTDIREYVLGHHEWFLKQGLFENGVPVDDTFARLIANIDPAEFRDCFLGWMNAVHTMTFGEVVAIDGKTLRGSYDRDDRQSTIHMVSAYASANQMVLGQLKTNNKSNEITAIPELIKMLDLRGAIVTIDAMACQTKIAKAITSKGGDYLLAVKGNQGKLSAAIQTAFAPHRRAPIDKTTYQIEKQKGRVEARTCHVLKASELEGDFSTWSGLASIVMVENYRVAKGKAPKLEYRYYISSADLTAEQAGNAIRAHWGIESMHWILDVSMREDACQIYRQNAAENLAGLRHMALNMLRAEPSKISVPMKQKRCMMNPGFLEQVLVAGFKSMTKF; translated from the coding sequence ATGAATATTAATACCATCAAAGCGCATTTCAGTATCATCCGTGACAAACGGCAAAGTGCAAAAGTTGATTATCCTCTGTTTGATATTTTGTTTGGGTCTATCTGTGCCGTGATAGCCGGAGGTCAAGGCTGGACTGACATTCGTGAATATGTTCTTGGCCACCATGAGTGGTTTCTTAAACAGGGGCTGTTTGAAAACGGTGTGCCTGTCGACGATACCTTTGCTCGTTTGATTGCAAATATTGATCCTGCCGAGTTTCGCGACTGCTTCCTGGGTTGGATGAATGCGGTACATACCATGACGTTTGGTGAGGTGGTTGCCATTGATGGCAAGACTTTGCGCGGCTCCTACGATAGAGACGACAGGCAAAGCACCATCCATATGGTGAGCGCCTATGCAAGTGCTAACCAAATGGTACTGGGTCAACTCAAAACCAACAATAAAAGCAATGAAATTACCGCGATTCCAGAGCTTATTAAGATGCTCGACTTGCGAGGAGCTATCGTGACGATTGATGCGATGGCCTGCCAGACCAAGATTGCCAAGGCGATCACTAGCAAGGGCGGTGATTACTTGTTGGCAGTAAAGGGGAATCAAGGCAAGTTGTCGGCAGCCATACAGACAGCCTTCGCCCCACACCGCCGTGCCCCAATTGACAAAACCACCTATCAAATCGAGAAACAAAAAGGCCGCGTTGAAGCACGTACTTGCCATGTACTCAAGGCTAGTGAGTTAGAGGGTGACTTCTCAACGTGGAGCGGACTCGCCAGTATTGTCATGGTTGAAAATTACCGAGTAGCCAAAGGTAAAGCGCCAAAGTTGGAGTACCGCTACTACATAAGTTCAGCAGACCTGACCGCGGAGCAGGCAGGAAATGCCATTCGAGCCCACTGGGGCATAGAGTCAATGCACTGGATTTTAGATGTGAGCATGCGAGAAGACGCTTGTCAGATTTACCGACAAAACGCGGCTGAAAATTTGGCAGGTTTAAGACACATGGCACTTAACATGCTAAGAGCTGAGCCAAGCAAAATTAGTGTGCCAATGAAGCAGAAACGTTGCATGATGAACCCCGGCTTCTTGGAGCAAGTCTTAGTTGCTGGATTTAAGTCAATGACTAAATTCTAA
- a CDS encoding type II toxin-antitoxin system Phd/YefM family antitoxin translates to MRQVLANCSASISELKKNPTALLNEADGSAIAILNHNKPAAYLVPAETYEYLMDMLDDYELSQIVDSRRGDLSQAVEINIDDL, encoded by the coding sequence ATGAGACAGGTATTAGCAAATTGCTCTGCTAGTATTTCAGAGTTAAAGAAAAATCCAACTGCTCTTTTGAACGAGGCTGATGGTTCAGCTATTGCGATCCTTAACCACAACAAACCTGCAGCTTACCTTGTACCGGCTGAAACTTACGAGTATCTAATGGATATGCTTGATGATTATGAGCTTTCCCAAATAGTAGATAGCCGTCGTGGTGATTTGTCGCAAGCTGTGGAAATCAATATTGATGACTTATAA
- the ltrA gene encoding group II intron reverse transcriptase/maturase — protein sequence MSSGSYMPPPVQQVNIPKKDGGTRSLGVPTVSDRIAQMVVKMQIEPEIDRCFHPDSYGYRPGKSALQAVDKTRLRCWRMDWVVEFDIKGAFDNIDHELLMKAVRHHVKIKWALLYIERWLKAATLNVDNVLEPRTQGTPQGGVISPLLMNLFMHYAFDTWISKTSPKCPFARYADDAVVHCHSKAQAEYLLRAIGKRLKECKLTLHPTKSKIVYCKDSNRSLDYPTTQFTFLGFTFRPRKASNKEGNLFTSFLPAVSNEALKSMRSRIRSWRLSIRTPSTLEELSRLYNPIIRGWFQYYGFFYPTQMRKLADYLELRLGRWARRKYKRLAGHKRKSAQWLRHVAQSRPCLFIHWHYFEDQRLGNGSRMI from the coding sequence ATGTCGTCAGGCTCCTACATGCCACCACCTGTTCAGCAGGTAAATATACCTAAGAAGGATGGTGGCACAAGGAGTCTGGGAGTCCCTACTGTGTCTGATCGCATCGCTCAGATGGTGGTCAAGATGCAAATAGAACCCGAAATAGACAGATGCTTCCATCCTGATTCTTACGGTTATCGACCAGGGAAATCGGCACTGCAAGCGGTAGATAAAACTCGACTGCGGTGTTGGCGAATGGACTGGGTCGTTGAGTTTGATATCAAAGGCGCATTCGACAATATCGATCATGAGCTTCTGATGAAGGCTGTGCGTCATCATGTAAAGATTAAGTGGGCTTTACTGTACATCGAAAGATGGTTAAAAGCGGCAACACTCAATGTTGACAACGTCCTAGAACCTCGTACTCAGGGTACTCCCCAAGGCGGGGTGATCAGTCCGTTACTGATGAATCTGTTTATGCACTATGCGTTTGACACTTGGATAAGTAAAACTTCTCCAAAATGTCCATTTGCTAGGTACGCAGATGACGCTGTTGTCCATTGTCATTCCAAAGCACAAGCAGAGTATTTGCTACGAGCGATTGGAAAGCGCTTGAAGGAGTGTAAGCTTACTCTACATCCAACGAAGTCAAAGATCGTGTACTGCAAGGACAGTAATCGTTCGCTTGATTACCCAACAACGCAATTCACTTTTCTAGGTTTTACTTTCAGACCAAGAAAAGCGAGCAATAAGGAAGGTAATTTGTTTACTAGCTTTTTACCTGCGGTGAGCAACGAAGCGCTAAAGTCCATGCGGTCACGTATTAGATCATGGCGTCTGTCAATAAGGACACCTTCGACGTTGGAAGAGCTATCACGTTTATATAACCCAATAATACGGGGGTGGTTCCAATATTATGGATTTTTTTATCCTACTCAAATGCGCAAACTAGCGGACTATCTGGAACTCAGATTAGGGCGCTGGGCGAGGCGAAAATACAAACGCCTTGCAGGCCATAAACGGAAAAGTGCGCAGTGGTTAAGGCATGTGGCGCAAAGTCGTCCTTGTTTATTTATCCACTGGCATTATTTTGAAGATCAACGATTGGGTAATGGGAGCCGTATGATATGA
- a CDS encoding HigA family addiction module antitoxin produces the protein MRKTKRRPVSVGEMLKVEFLEPMGITSKALAEAMGVHRNTVSNLINGGVLTAPVAIKLAAALGNTPEFWLNIQHAVDLWDTRNRYQEEAKFVKPLFVSLEQSART, from the coding sequence ATGCGTAAGACAAAACGTCGTCCAGTTAGCGTTGGGGAAATGTTAAAAGTTGAATTTCTTGAACCAATGGGCATCACATCAAAAGCGCTCGCTGAAGCGATGGGCGTACACAGAAATACGGTGAGTAATTTAATTAATGGTGGTGTGTTAACAGCTCCGGTAGCAATCAAGTTAGCCGCGGCATTAGGTAACACCCCAGAATTTTGGCTTAACATTCAACATGCAGTTGATCTTTGGGATACGAGAAATCGTTATCAAGAAGAAGCAAAGTTTGTAAAGCCGTTGTTTGTTTCGCTGGAACAAAGCGCACGTACATAA
- a CDS encoding DUF3709 domain-containing protein gives MLFRFCRQFNIVFRCLMKRQCIWRCKF, from the coding sequence ATGTTGTTCAGGTTTTGTCGGCAATTCAATATTGTTTTTCGCTGCCTAATGAAACGGCAATGTATCTGGCGTTGTAAATTCTGA
- the tnpB gene encoding IS66 family insertion sequence element accessory protein TnpB (TnpB, as the term is used for proteins encoded by IS66 family insertion elements, is considered an accessory protein, since TnpC, encoded by a neighboring gene, is a DDE family transposase.), translating to MKRMLSAPEIYLYRESVDFRKSINGLAAMIENDTDLPLGSGALFLFTNKQRDKIKVLYWGVPRTKG from the coding sequence ATGAAACGTATGCTCAGTGCTCCCGAAATCTATCTCTATCGCGAAAGCGTCGATTTTAGAAAGTCCATCAACGGCCTCGCTGCGATGATCGAAAATGACACCGACTTGCCCTTGGGCAGCGGCGCACTGTTCCTATTCACCAACAAACAACGCGACAAAATCAAAGTGTTGTACTGGGGTGTGCCACGAACAAAAGGCTAA
- a CDS encoding ISAs1 family transposase translates to MAEYSSHAVEQEEAGKRGRKVIRTYITVPFTQEFGDFAVDWKGLKTLCIAVTYQKSNSESSGSLGIRYFISSKELTPVSFGELCRGHWGVESMHWWLDCVMGEDDSRITYQHAAENLSRIRQMCMNLIKLVEMKGTLKRRQLKCALNTEFREHVLFGT, encoded by the coding sequence TTGGCAGAATATTCGTCTCACGCAGTAGAGCAAGAAGAGGCAGGTAAACGTGGTCGCAAGGTGATAAGGACCTACATCACGGTCCCATTTACCCAAGAATTTGGTGATTTTGCTGTTGATTGGAAAGGTTTAAAAACATTATGTATAGCAGTAACTTACCAGAAGTCGAATAGTGAATCATCGGGAAGTCTTGGTATTCGGTATTTCATCTCATCGAAGGAACTGACGCCGGTTAGTTTTGGCGAATTGTGTCGTGGTCACTGGGGTGTAGAGAGTATGCATTGGTGGCTGGATTGTGTGATGGGAGAAGATGATAGCCGCATTACTTATCAGCATGCGGCAGAGAATCTTTCGCGCATACGTCAAATGTGCATGAACTTGATAAAGTTAGTAGAAATGAAAGGCACTTTGAAAAGGCGGCAATTAAAATGTGCGTTAAATACAGAGTTTCGAGAGCACGTGTTATTTGGGACTTAA
- a CDS encoding ISL3 family transposase, producing MANQRIECRACNTLGYLPLNFVPRPKVRYTKGFEQYVLSLSALNVTINAIAKLCGVCWDTVKDIQKHYLQKRYSQPCLKNVTHIGIDEIYCGSKSGFMTVVIDMKTSAVIYTEKGKKAESLDGFWKRKLRCKKPIEAVATDMGQAYISSVKQHAPKAKLVIDRFHVVKRFNEKLTEFRRELQNSMSNKNDAQYLKNTRWLLVSNPDRLDEQGQARLERALAANQPLAVVYYLKEKLRMLWSQPSKIEGERWLESWIDEANHSGIVMLEKFTKTLRKHKDGILAFYDERMNSGRVEGVNNRIKTLNKVAYGYRDWEFFELKIKASHEAKYRFSG from the coding sequence ATAGCAAACCAGCGGATTGAATGCCGAGCTTGTAATACACTCGGGTATTTGCCGCTTAACTTTGTTCCTCGTCCCAAAGTGCGTTACACAAAGGGCTTTGAACAGTATGTTCTCTCGCTGTCAGCATTGAACGTCACCATCAATGCCATTGCCAAGCTATGTGGTGTCTGTTGGGATACAGTGAAAGATATTCAGAAGCATTACCTGCAAAAGCGATACTCTCAACCTTGTCTTAAAAACGTCACTCACATTGGAATTGATGAGATTTACTGTGGCTCAAAAAGTGGCTTCATGACGGTTGTGATTGATATGAAGACAAGTGCCGTCATTTATACAGAGAAAGGAAAGAAGGCCGAAAGCCTTGACGGTTTTTGGAAACGGAAGCTGCGTTGTAAAAAGCCGATTGAAGCCGTCGCCACCGATATGGGACAGGCATACATCTCTTCGGTAAAACAGCACGCCCCGAAGGCGAAGTTGGTCATTGACCGTTTCCACGTGGTGAAGCGTTTTAATGAAAAGCTGACAGAGTTCAGGCGTGAACTACAAAATTCGATGAGTAACAAAAATGACGCTCAATACCTTAAGAATACTCGTTGGTTATTGGTAAGTAATCCCGATAGGTTAGATGAGCAAGGCCAAGCGAGATTGGAGCGAGCACTCGCAGCCAATCAGCCCTTAGCGGTGGTTTATTATTTAAAAGAGAAGTTAAGAATGCTGTGGTCGCAGCCATCAAAGATAGAGGGTGAGAGATGGCTAGAAAGCTGGATAGATGAAGCGAACCACTCAGGCATTGTGATGCTAGAGAAGTTTACTAAGACCCTGAGGAAGCATAAGGATGGGATATTGGCATTTTATGATGAAAGGATGAATAGTGGTCGAGTAGAGGGTGTGAACAACCGAATAAAGACGCTGAACAAAGTCGCCTATGGGTATCGTGATTGGGAATTTTTTGAGTTAAAAATCAAAGCCAGTCATGAGGCGAAGTATCGATTTTCCGGATGA
- a CDS encoding type II toxin-antitoxin system RelE/ParE family toxin: MALEFKDKWLEQFYEDDKRHRLIPSSIENALFRKLEILDAAQAESDLRIPPGNRFEHLEGNLKGWCSIRVNKQYRLIFQWVDGVALNTYLDPHKY; encoded by the coding sequence ATGGCATTAGAATTTAAAGATAAGTGGTTAGAGCAGTTTTACGAGGATGATAAACGACATCGTTTAATTCCTAGTAGCATAGAGAACGCTCTATTTCGGAAGCTGGAAATCTTAGATGCAGCTCAAGCTGAATCAGACTTAAGAATTCCACCGGGTAATCGTTTTGAACATCTTGAAGGAAATCTTAAAGGTTGGTGTTCAATTCGAGTGAACAAACAGTATCGTTTGATTTTTCAGTGGGTTGATGGTGTTGCACTAAATACTTACTTAGACCCACATAAGTATTGA
- the brnA gene encoding type II toxin-antitoxin system BrnA family antitoxin translates to MKAHEFDAKFESDDDDIVMDLDLSQAKRPMHKQKRVNVDFPAWMLESLDREASRIGVTRQSIIKIWLAERLESVSHHSSVR, encoded by the coding sequence ATGAAAGCGCATGAATTTGATGCCAAGTTTGAAAGTGACGACGATGATATCGTAATGGACTTGGATCTATCGCAAGCAAAAAGACCGATGCATAAGCAAAAACGAGTCAATGTAGATTTTCCAGCCTGGATGCTTGAGTCCTTGGACAGAGAAGCGAGTCGTATTGGTGTAACACGTCAATCAATCATTAAAATTTGGCTGGCAGAAAGGTTAGAGAGCGTGTCTCATCATTCAAGTGTGAGATAA